From the Thiomicrorhabdus sp. genome, the window AAGCTCGATCACCTCCGCAATCCGCTCGGTTCCTGATTGATGATGCTCACCGGTCAAACAGACATCCGCCCCGAATGCCCTGCAGACACCCGCGACTTTTTCCGATTCGGTCGCAATGATAATGCGCTCGGCACCGCTTTTTTTCGCCTGTTGCCAAGTCCATTGAATCATTGGTTTCCCGAGAATATCCATTAAAGGCTTACCCGGCAAACGGCTGGACTCATAACGCGCAGGAATAATGACCACAAATCCCATTCAGCCTTATCCTTTCTTCTTGCGATAAGCTTCAACTTCTTCAGCACTCAAAACCCGAGCCTCGTCTTCAAGCAAAATGGGAATGCCGTCTCGAACGGGATAAGCCAGATTGGCTGCAGTCGAAATCAACTCCATGCGGTCTTTATCGTAAATCAGCTT encodes:
- a CDS encoding Trm112 family protein → MDPKLLDILVCPVSKTKLIYDKDRMELISTAANLAYPVRDGIPILLEDEARVLSAEEVEAYRKKKG